The Crassostrea angulata isolate pt1a10 chromosome 1, ASM2561291v2, whole genome shotgun sequence nucleotide sequence cggtctaatagatcgcatgTCTATTGACCCCGGCAATTCAATAGATCACTTTCAAACCTGAATACACGTACAAAATAGACGAAAATATTTAATctgtaataaaaacaacaacatccctttgattaggtaataaataaGAATATATATGAGTGCGCCCGATGTTAAATAACAGGACCCAGGCAGATTTGCGATACTTTTACCATGTAAATCATATATCAATTCTTAACACAAATTCCCACCCCACcccaggtaaaaaaaaaattctagatccGCCCATTACAGATCGCAAACTCCCGTTCATAGTGCTAACGAACTCTGGTGGGAGATCCACTAGCATTGAAAAGTCATTGTTCTCAACATGATGCACACATCTACGACCAGTCCAAACCAGTTCTGTTGATAATAAATCTGCCGAGGTCGAGAGATGTGGTTAAAAACGGGATCACTCTCTTAAAAGAAGAGGGTACTTTTGACGTCATATTTTACCGGCTCCTCTGTACCTAGAGATTGACGTCGAAAAGGTATCCCCTCTGCTGCATAAATCCTCAAGTTTTGTAAAGATGCCATGTAATTTTTTGTCATGTTGGGATTTTTGTAATTACTTCCGTTTTAAAAATGACGACAGGACTCATAATGTTAGAAATATATATGCTTGAGAGCAACGAAATAAAATTCTTTCCCGTGAAATAAGATGTTATATAGTGGCCACGACATGACGTTTTAACGAAAATCAAATCCCATAGCCACCAAATAAAATTTGCTTCAGCGAAATAGTAATTTGTGACCAAATAAAATGCTAAAATTAAGAGAGCGTTATTTGAATTAATAGAAATATGACGACATTATGAGACACTTTAGTGACGCCATCGATGCTTGGTGTTTCAAAGATACTTAAAAAGACAAATGGAATGAAAACAGAAATGAACAAGAAGTCAGAACCCAGTCTCCAAAAACTAAGTAAACGTACTTGTTATACTTTGGCATGTTTTGGCCTGGAGGTTAATAAGATGAGTATAAACTTCATGCCTTAACCCCGTTTTCATGATGTCATTTTTGTTCCTTGAATGTTACCACTTTGAGTATGACTATGAGTTTTACACTGGTTAGACTGGAGTTACCGCCCATTGCACTGAATAAAAGAGCATGGTTTGTACAACAATATCTTCGTTTGTTGAGGATTTAGAAGTAAAAGTAAATTCTCTTTGCTGTGAAGAGCACGAGAAAAATCTTAGCCTCGAGCTCGTCCCCTGATATGACCCGCCTCTGTGTACATACCTGTGAATTCCTACACGTGCTTACCTGTAGATACCAGGGTTGGATACACTGTTACCAATGTTGGAGCCCTACCTATCTATAGAACTACCTAGAGTGTAGTGCAAAGCGTGCATACACACCGCCAGAAACATTGTCAATCAAACGAAGACAGACAAACAAGTGTTCAGTGATATAAAGATTTTGTCAATGCAATCAAATATCCAAGTTGTGACGTACTAAGTCACGGGACGTGAAGGACCCATAATGCCACAGTTTATCTAATTCAAGCAATGAAAATAAGCAATCATAATGCatattttcattgttaaaaattatagaatttgtCAGAAAGCCACCTCagtgaaaagaaaatatataagagttttgcaatgttttataattgtttttaatgaaaaccGTGTGTATCTAGGTATTTTAAATTAAGGGTTGGGCGCGCCTACACCCGCGGACATTAAAAGTCATTTAAATTGGTAATATCCTTTCATGTTTACATCTGTGTTTATTGAGTATACGACATCTATAAGGTTGAAAGAGTTATGAGACCTCTTTATGAaaactattatacatgtacaataagtATACACAAAATCTATACGGATTATAATTAATGTAGACAAAGGGCCAATATGAATGGGGTTGAAAGTCTAGAAACACATTGTTTACATTCATGATTCagatcacatacatgtacatgcaataaTATACTTGGATACTTAAAAATATTGTGTGCTACATTGCGATGAATTGAATTTGACAATTAATGTTTATCCatatgaaaatgattaattcaagtaaaaaaaatagttattcgGAGgaattttgagaaattgagtCGCGTTGATAATGGTTTACACCTGCACAGGTGAATATACACCGTGAAGCTTATAAATGTGTAGTTGTACAGACTTTAATCAAAACCAATCAGCCTTGATTGACCTCTGCGTTGATCACGTGACCCTAGTTATTGAATTATCACTACAACAGCTTGAATGTGGAGCTGGGTTTTTCGTGACAACCTCGGTATTTTTTGGTTAATAACGTGACGCAATGAGATAAGCACGCTCTGGAGTAAACAACTTCATTTATAGAAAGGAAACTGAATGTCTTTTGGAATTGGAGAAATTTCATGATACAGAAAATGCTACCATTGTACAATTTCTCCTCATTTggtgttgttttatttttttaataagactGTAAAAGTTGCATATAAAGTATCGATTTACGTGTTTTGGTATGTTTTTATCTATGACAGTGCCGAAACAAACAGAGATAACCGACTTTCCCTTGATTAGTCACAGCATTACGCACTCAGTACAGAAGGACTGGGTATATAATAAACACCTCAACGTGGGTATTTCTGGACACCAAACTAATAGTGCTTCGAATTATGGACAATATTgttaaatcattatattttacgcacttttgcaaaatttgatttttgaattatcttttttttttggtgggtgTGCAGATTATTCaacaactttgaaaaaaatcttttataacaCGTTTGCCTCTCAAGATTTTACCATAATTATCATTAATAGTTAATTAACCACAAGTTCTTTCAGTTATATCACGGTTGCTTCTTTACATTCaatgtgttgattttttttcatttatttgtaaaattattaatgcAAGAGAATTCATCATATTCCATAGGGTTGtcggttttattttaaaatcgcGTAATCGGAATTCACTTGTAATGGCCTTTACATAACGTCATACGACACGTGACGGCACCCTGCGCAGTGCAGCATGCGCATGCTGTCGACTCAGACCTTATGGAGTAGTAGTGACTTGTTTCAGgataggaaaaaaatataattagagATGAAATGGACATATTTCCCGTGGATTGGATTGTTTGTAGGGTGTGCTTTGTTTTCTGTAGCAGGTAAATGCATCTCTTTATATCTATATGTgaatctttatattaattttgagaAATAAGAATTAACATGGAGAATTAATATCCTTTAGGTTTTTTGATTTATTGCTGTTTGTTTAAAGCGTTATTatcgtgggtttttttttcattttcacacAAGACATGTTTATTAGAAGAAAAATTCtgaatgattatacatgtatttctgaaaCCATAAGAACAATTAAAGTTTTCAAATGGAGAATCTTCTTTTGAGGCGCCTTCCACAAAATAATCAAGTTTCTCTAGGAAACAAAAGTTGAATAGTTTAAACTGATTTGTTCGTTTGCCTCGTCCATGCTGTATATTTGATaaactttatttgttttatttaaaacaccGTCGTGCAGactcttttttaaagaaataaaattagacttgatatgtattattttatattctaGAAATTTGTGTTTGTTTCAGAGAGTACAATTGGAGGAACCGTAAACTGTTTTCAGTGCAATGTGTTTAACCAGGGAGCAAGGGAATTCTGCGCTAACGCGGAGAGGAAGATGTACAACTGTTCGGGCTGTCTGAAGACCCACACCCGGGTCTACATGCACGACCAGTGGCTCCAGTACAAGTGTAGGTACCATCTACCGGACGGGTCAACTTATCttggtaccccccccccccccccccccttttacaCTATCTGAGATATGATAGTTAAAAAATGGATTCGGTTTGGAAAAAAAGGCGATGATTAAAATTCCCGGAAAATTTTCAGTTATTTTGCGAACGTTGTTTTTTTCTCCTGTTTTCTACACAATTAATCAATGTCCGCGGGTTTGGGACAGtcaatttggattttttttttttttattctcgcATTTGAGTCCTTTATCTCTAATAAATAGGGGTCAGGGATATGCAATAATCTAAAATCCATGCTTGACCCTTATATAAAGTTGTTATCAGTAAAAAGTATTGTAAAACGGAAAGTTGGACGAGCCGTGAATCAAACATGGCTGACATTTTTATTGGGTGCGTGTGGCTGTTTTTGGCCTGTTACAGGCGCTCCGTGTTTGTATTGCGTCCTCCGACGAACCATAATTTATGTCAACAAATATTTGAGCTAATGATTATATGATTTGCACAGGTTATGCATGGTCTTCTACTTCCTCAGTAACGGATCTATGCAGTCGatgcattttaaaacaaaacaaaactccACTTCCCTGATAtgggaaattaaatttaaagttttaaaagaatGTTGTTGAGATTAGAGGTATTTGGAATTCAATTTTTCATCGACGTCTTGCAATATATGTCCTATCTATACGTGTTTATTTTCACatacataaattacatgtacgtgCGTCATTCTAGCTTTTGTGTTCGCTTTTTGGGGACCCACTAAACTTAATTAGAAACTGATTTCaacatgcatattttatttcatctctTCGACTtggttattttaatttattctaaattaacaaaaaaaaaaaaaataaaaattgatttcgaATTCCTGTTTTTGCTTCTCTCTCACGTACAATGCAAAGTTCGGTAGAATATATGCCGGGCaacttgataaaaataaatttcatagcATGATTAGTAGCAAACATGCAGATAAAGTTGGGGTCATCGTAAGTTTTGacttatttatagaaaatgttgATTATTTCTCAACATGCAAGATTGTACAAATAGATTGCGATATCTTTATCTCAGGTATGTGAGGatattgattaaaacaaaactaCCTGTCGTGTATACCTGGACAATTTCAAGGCCCCACTCATTTCGtgtgaagataaaaaaaaagtgatttctTTACAAAATGAGTCATCTTCATAAGCACCGTTTACTTGAGACTCTATAGTGACAGAATAACAGATATATACAACTTCAGACTTAAGCTGTCCGTATCTTGCACACACCTGTCATAATGCGATACCGTTCAttcattcaataaaattttaagcataaatcaTAAATATAGTGTTCCTTTTAatcatataagaaaaaaagtttCGTGTCCAGTGTTCACGTGTCAGATATTGTCCGAATGTTATactatgaataataaaaatgcgCTGCATCGggaaaaaagtttgaaaaatctATTCGAGGCTTCCTTCTCTTTGTCGAAAAGGTGATGGATATCGCTCGGACCCATCTTCCCGGGTCAAGAGTTTACTGCGCAACGTAATATCAATCTGAATTAAAGttgtatatcaattttttacggAAAAATTCAGAATGCTGATAGGGGAgatatgtgtgtgtgttggacataagttattttataattaacgAAAGTGTTTTTCGCAAAGCAATAATCGCGTTCTATAGTATCTGATGTTGGGAGTTGAATCACCGTGCTGAATCAAGTTCTTCTGTTAGTTGGTACAATATGCACAAGTGCCTCTTTTTTGTAGACATCCAGTGGTAATCTTGTAAAATATCAATacttacaaaatttacaatatgagtTCACTATATGATATCTACATCATCTGAAATATGAAATTCGCTGCAGCCCAAACTGGCGATTTTTCTCTGTTCATGCGCTGTTCTGTTGTTAATCAACTATCTTTCTACCGAAACTCGTCAAATATgtttataacaaaaacaaacaagtaCACGTGTGCCTCGGTGTCCTTAAATGTTTTCATTCCATCCTGCATACAGGATATTGGCCtttatgtatctttttttttaaagaacaaattGAAAGCATTTTGAAGTATTGATATTATGTAATGTTCTAGCGACGAGAAAATACCGGTACCGAATGTTCATGAATCAATCTTCAGTACCTTCGgggtattggtgtaagtttaaAACTGACGCGGATATAGACTAAGTGGAGTGATCCACAAGTCATTCTAAATTTTCGTGTAAATAAACGCGAGACAAACTGGGGTGGGGCGAATTTTGAATTCTAGATGTTGACGGTACATAGTTAAAGGTTTATTTATCTGTTCTTCcgtattatataattaattaattaattggaACATTTTCTCTGGTTCATCGCCTAATGTAGACTTATGCATATTACGATCTTGGGAATAAAATAATGCTTTTCTACTAATAGTCTTTCTATTGATAAAATCTATTactctggatttttttttttttttttttttttttacagttttataaaataaaaaaataataaaattcattatataaCTGAAGTTTAATTGAAACATACACAGATTCTTTTAAAGAAAGAGTCAATACTagagtttttataatttacgcCCACCAGTCAATGGGACTGTGTTGTGAGTACATGATTTTGTTTCCTTCTTTCAGACGTGACTGTGACATCTAAGTACTGTATACAGTACATGAACTTCAGACGTCCAGAAGGCTGTTACGTGAAGTCGGCGGACCAGGGATACATCAAGCAGTGTTACTGCTACAGCCACTGGTGTAACGCGGCCAGCAAGAATTCCAACCGAACACTCGCAATGACGGTGGTGCAGGTGGCGTTCGTGGCCGCCATGTTGAGCTGGATCCGCAGAAGCTGATCAAGAATTGTCTGTCTTGTCGTGCAAATTGTAAAACTTCGGCAGCTATATACTTTATGTATACCAGTGGATTTTATT carries:
- the LOC128174093 gene encoding uncharacterized protein LOC128174093; protein product: MKWTYFPWIGLFVGCALFSVAESTIGGTVNCFQCNVFNQGAREFCANAERKMYNCSGCLKTHTRVYMHDQWLQYKYVTVTSKYCIQYMNFRRPEGCYVKSADQGYIKQCYCYSHWCNAASKNSNRTLAMTVVQVAFVAAMLSWIRRS